One stretch of Rhodoferax lithotrophicus DNA includes these proteins:
- a CDS encoding TRAP transporter large permease: protein MSTAVILFLLIALMLTGMPISISLGLTVLSFLYLFTQVPIESVALKLFTGIEKFEIMAIPFFILAGNFLTHGGVARRMIHFATSMVGHFYGGLGLAGVLACALFAAISGSSPATVVAIGSILLPAMVKAGYPMKFGAGVVTTAGGLGILIPPSIAMIIYAVATNSSIGALFMAGVIPGLLLAVLLGLTTWHIARKNNYPRQRKASWAERGRALREAIWGVLLVVLVMGGIYSGIFTPTEAAAVAAVYAFVIALFVYKDMRFKDVTQVLISSANMSAMLLYIITNAALFSFLMSYQHVPEEMAGWMLSQGLGQISFLLIANILLLAAGNFMEPSSIILILAPILFPIAIKLGIDPIHFGIIMTVNMEIGMCHPPVGLNLYVASGITKMGITELTVAVWPWLLTMLAFLVLVTYWAPLSTWLPKTLGMM, encoded by the coding sequence ATGAGTACCGCTGTCATTTTGTTTCTGCTGATCGCGCTGATGCTCACGGGCATGCCGATCTCGATTTCGCTGGGCCTGACCGTCCTGTCCTTCCTTTACCTGTTCACCCAGGTGCCGATTGAGTCGGTGGCACTCAAGCTGTTCACCGGCATCGAGAAGTTCGAGATCATGGCGATTCCGTTCTTCATCCTGGCGGGCAACTTTTTGACGCACGGTGGTGTGGCCCGGCGCATGATCCACTTTGCCACCAGCATGGTGGGACACTTCTACGGTGGCCTGGGACTCGCCGGTGTGCTGGCCTGCGCCCTGTTTGCGGCCATCTCGGGCTCTTCGCCCGCCACCGTGGTAGCGATTGGCTCGATTCTGCTGCCCGCCATGGTCAAGGCCGGTTACCCGATGAAGTTCGGCGCGGGTGTGGTCACCACTGCGGGCGGCCTGGGCATTCTGATCCCGCCGTCGATTGCCATGATCATCTACGCCGTGGCCACCAACTCGTCGATTGGTGCGCTGTTCATGGCCGGGGTGATTCCCGGCCTGCTGCTGGCCGTGTTGCTGGGGTTGACCACCTGGCATATCGCCCGCAAAAACAACTACCCGCGCCAGCGCAAAGCCAGTTGGGCCGAGCGCGGACGCGCCCTGCGTGAAGCCATCTGGGGCGTGCTGCTGGTGGTGCTGGTGATGGGTGGCATCTACTCCGGCATCTTCACCCCCACCGAAGCCGCGGCCGTGGCGGCGGTCTATGCTTTTGTGATTGCCCTGTTTGTCTACAAAGACATGCGCTTCAAAGACGTGACCCAGGTGCTGATTTCATCGGCCAACATGAGCGCCATGCTGCTCTACATCATCACCAACGCGGCGCTGTTCTCGTTTTTGATGTCTTACCAGCACGTGCCGGAAGAAATGGCGGGCTGGATGCTGTCACAAGGGCTCGGGCAAATTTCGTTCCTGCTGATCGCCAACATCCTGCTGCTGGCGGCGGGCAACTTCATGGAGCCGTCCTCGATCATCCTGATACTGGCCCCGATCCTGTTCCCGATTGCCATCAAGCTCGGCATCGATCCGATCCACTTCGGCATCATCATGACGGTGAACATGGAAATCGGCATGTGCCACCCACCGGTTGGACTGAACCTGTACGTGGCCTCGGGCATCACCAAGATGGGCATCACCGAACTGACCGTGGCCGTCTGGCCCTGGCTGCTGACCATGCTGGCCTTCCTGGTGCTGGTGACTTACTGGGCCCCGCTCTCCACCT
- a CDS encoding TRAP transporter small permease codes for MKLLDRLEELLIAFLISGATLVIFAAVVHRFLASWNIPLIQDLALQINMSWAQELCIIMFVWMAKFGAAYGVRTGIHVGVDVVINRLSDNKRRHFVLFGLLSGAVFTVIVAALGVSFVWENGAHYAVMHVLGQASPDLFPGPTTPDLEWQTWVVYSAIPLGTALMCFRFLQVAYTFARTGELPHHDHSHVDGLDEIDITDEFHPHEVHSAQAATAKGSK; via the coding sequence ATGAAACTTCTTGACCGACTCGAAGAACTGCTGATTGCGTTCCTCATTTCCGGTGCCACGCTGGTGATCTTCGCCGCCGTCGTGCACCGCTTCCTGGCCTCCTGGAATATCCCGCTGATCCAGGACCTGGCTTTGCAAATCAACATGTCCTGGGCGCAGGAACTGTGCATCATCATGTTTGTCTGGATGGCCAAGTTTGGTGCCGCCTACGGGGTGCGCACCGGCATTCACGTCGGAGTGGATGTCGTGATTAACCGGCTCAGTGACAACAAACGCCGTCATTTTGTGCTGTTTGGATTGCTCTCTGGCGCAGTATTCACCGTGATCGTGGCCGCACTGGGGGTGAGTTTTGTCTGGGAAAACGGCGCACATTACGCCGTCATGCACGTGTTGGGTCAAGCTTCCCCCGACCTGTTTCCCGGCCCCACCACGCCTGATCTGGAATGGCAAACCTGGGTGGTCTATTCGGCCATCCCACTGGGCACGGCGCTGATGTGTTTCCGCTTTTTGCAAGTGGCCTACACCTTTGCCCGCACTGGCGAGTTGCCGCACCACGACCATAGCCATGTCGATGGCCTCGACGAGATCGACATCACCGATGAATTTCACCCCCATGAGGTGCACAGCGCACAAGCCGCCACCGCCAAAGGGAGCAAATAG
- a CDS encoding DctP family TRAP transporter solute-binding subunit — MNLNFTPRITTTCIKALTSLISCAALSAPLAALAQAPIVIKFSHVAAVDTPKGQAAEYFKKIVEERTKGKVKVEVFANSTLFKDKEELEALQIGSVQMLAPVPGKFGPLGVKEFEVFDLPYIFKDIEAVHRFSRGPGGASLLKKLDSRGVTGLAYWDNGFRVMSANKPIHTPADMKGLKMRINSSKVNASIMKSVGAQPQSLAFSEVYQALQTGVVDGTEGPLSNLYTQKQYEVQKHITLSYHTISNYVVVANKKFWDGLPADIRSTLETAIKDATTYNDSVAEKDEASALAAIKASGKSTVYAPTAAEMDAWAKAMQSVHAEMADRVGGKAFIDSVSAASAK; from the coding sequence ATGAACCTCAATTTCACCCCCCGCATCACCACCACATGCATCAAGGCACTGACCAGTCTAATCAGTTGCGCCGCACTGTCCGCGCCTCTGGCAGCACTGGCACAAGCGCCCATCGTCATCAAGTTCTCCCATGTCGCGGCGGTGGACACCCCCAAAGGCCAGGCTGCTGAATACTTCAAGAAGATTGTGGAAGAGCGCACCAAGGGCAAAGTGAAGGTCGAGGTGTTTGCCAACAGCACCTTGTTCAAAGACAAAGAGGAGCTGGAAGCCCTGCAGATCGGATCGGTACAAATGCTGGCCCCCGTGCCAGGCAAGTTTGGCCCCCTGGGCGTGAAGGAGTTTGAGGTGTTTGACTTGCCCTACATCTTCAAGGACATCGAAGCCGTGCACCGCTTCTCACGCGGCCCGGGCGGAGCCAGCCTGCTGAAAAAACTCGACTCGCGTGGCGTGACCGGCTTGGCCTACTGGGACAACGGTTTTCGCGTGATGAGCGCCAACAAACCGATCCACACCCCGGCGGACATGAAGGGGCTGAAGATGCGCATCAACTCCAGCAAGGTGAACGCTTCCATCATGAAATCGGTCGGCGCACAGCCGCAAAGCCTGGCTTTCTCCGAGGTCTACCAGGCCCTGCAAACCGGCGTGGTGGATGGCACCGAAGGCCCCTTGTCCAACCTCTACACACAAAAGCAGTACGAGGTGCAAAAACACATCACCCTGAGCTACCACACCATCAGCAACTATGTGGTGGTGGCCAACAAGAAGTTCTGGGATGGTCTGCCCGCTGACATCCGCAGCACGCTGGAGACCGCCATCAAAGATGCCACCACCTACAACGACAGCGTGGCGGAAAAAGACGAAGCTTCCGCACTCGCTGCCATCAAGGCCTCTGGCAAATCCACCGTTTATGCCCCCACCGCTGCCGAGATGGATGCCTGGGCCAAGGCCATGCAATCGGTGCATGCCGAAATGGCCGACCGCGTCGGCGGCAAAGCCTTCATCGACTCGGTAAGCGCTGCTTCCGCGAAATAA
- a CDS encoding porin, with amino-acid sequence MKHQTLFPKACATLSLLACACTASAQSTLTLYGITDASVRYTDGLSASNAAAVGSASAISSGVNNTSRFGLRGNDDLGGGLSAIFNLETGINLDTGAQASATKLFDRAAYVGLTANWGTLTLGRQTTVLADALGPVDPLGVRFAGFNPNVGIAALSAHGLGIEYGPSGASTGAYRLDNSVKYSGKFSDFTVRAMHAFGEQAASSSALSSSGLGMSYQAADVAATLGYAEFKSASNLQLKAYVAGISGKLGSTKVSLTYGRHEAETTLTAKTRNTTLGLGGTLPLSSSVDLILAHYRVNRTRTTTLVDDGYNRTVAFLEYKLSKRTKLYAELDQTHWQTGYVAASLPDSATGLSLGLVHNF; translated from the coding sequence ATGAAACATCAAACCCTTTTCCCCAAAGCGTGCGCCACACTGTCGCTGCTGGCCTGCGCCTGTACCGCCAGTGCCCAAAGCACCTTGACCCTTTATGGCATCACCGATGCCAGTGTGCGCTACACCGACGGCCTGAGCGCCAGCAATGCGGCGGCGGTCGGCTCGGCCAGTGCCATCAGCAGCGGGGTCAACAACACCAGCCGTTTCGGCTTGCGGGGCAATGACGATCTGGGTGGTGGCCTGTCCGCAATTTTCAATCTGGAAACCGGCATCAACCTGGACACCGGCGCACAAGCCAGTGCCACCAAGCTGTTTGATCGAGCCGCCTACGTTGGCCTGACAGCCAACTGGGGAACGCTCACGCTGGGTCGCCAGACCACGGTATTGGCCGACGCGCTGGGGCCAGTAGACCCGCTGGGTGTGCGGTTTGCCGGGTTCAACCCCAACGTTGGCATCGCTGCCCTGAGCGCACACGGCCTGGGCATTGAGTACGGCCCATCCGGGGCCAGCACCGGTGCCTATCGGCTTGACAACTCTGTCAAATATTCAGGCAAGTTCAGCGACTTCACCGTGCGGGCCATGCACGCCTTCGGTGAACAAGCCGCCAGTTCATCAGCCCTGTCTTCCTCAGGCTTGGGCATGAGCTACCAAGCCGCTGATGTTGCGGCAACCCTGGGTTATGCCGAATTCAAAAGTGCAAGCAACCTTCAGCTCAAAGCCTACGTGGCAGGTATCAGTGGCAAGTTGGGTTCAACCAAGGTTTCACTGACCTATGGCCGCCACGAAGCGGAGACCACACTCACGGCCAAAACACGCAACACCACCTTGGGCCTGGGCGGAACCCTGCCACTGAGTTCCAGCGTTGACCTGATCCTGGCGCATTACCGCGTCAATCGAACCCGTACCACCACCTTGGTGGATGACGGCTACAACCGCACCGTGGCTTTTCTGGAATACAAGCTTTCCAAGCGCACCAAGCTTTACGCGGAGCTGGACCAAACCCACTGGCAAACCGGTTATGTGGCAGCAAGCTTGCCCGACTCAGCCACAGGCCTGTCCCTCGGGTTGGTGCATAACTTCTAA
- a CDS encoding LysR family transcriptional regulator yields the protein MAMNFDLNDLMAFKAVAELGSFRKAAESVHISQPAFSRRIDKLEQALGVRLLERTTRRVNLTTVGRDFERQLRQILDALDTTLLGIRGVAATRMGEVTVACVPSAVNYFLSRVITLYHERFPKIRVKIIDDSANEVLIAVARGEADFGLNFMGAQENDVEFEPLLEEQFVAACRRDHPLASKKQVRWAELAEYDYITVGKSSGNRLLLDQALAGLPLQPHSLYETQHGTTTIGLVEAGLGVAVVPAMAMPSKDHPLLVSVPLVDPVVKRKMGLIRRRSSLLSPAAQQLYDLCAEMQVKKSRSATSR from the coding sequence ATGGCGATGAACTTTGATTTGAATGATTTGATGGCCTTCAAGGCCGTGGCTGAGCTGGGCAGTTTTCGCAAGGCGGCCGAGTCGGTGCACATCTCGCAGCCGGCCTTCAGCCGCCGCATTGACAAACTGGAGCAGGCCTTGGGGGTGCGCCTGCTGGAGCGCACCACACGGCGGGTCAACCTGACCACCGTGGGGCGCGATTTTGAACGCCAGCTGCGGCAGATTCTGGATGCGCTTGACACCACGCTACTGGGGATTCGGGGCGTGGCGGCGACCCGCATGGGGGAGGTTACGGTGGCCTGTGTGCCCTCGGCGGTGAACTATTTTTTGTCACGGGTGATCACGCTTTACCACGAGCGATTTCCGAAAATTCGGGTCAAGATCATTGATGACAGTGCCAATGAGGTGTTGATCGCCGTGGCCCGGGGTGAGGCCGACTTTGGCCTGAATTTCATGGGGGCACAAGAGAACGATGTGGAGTTTGAACCCCTGCTGGAAGAGCAGTTTGTGGCCGCTTGCCGCCGCGACCACCCGCTGGCCAGCAAGAAGCAGGTGCGCTGGGCCGAATTGGCCGAGTACGACTACATCACTGTCGGCAAGTCCTCGGGCAACCGGCTGCTGCTGGATCAGGCGCTGGCTGGTTTGCCGCTCCAGCCACACAGCCTGTACGAAACCCAGCACGGCACTACCACGATTGGCTTGGTGGAAGCCGGACTGGGTGTGGCGGTGGTGCCGGCCATGGCCATGCCGTCCAAAGACCACCCGTTGCTGGTCAGCGTTCCGCTGGTCGACCCGGTGGTGAAGCGCAAGATGGGGCTGATCCGGCGGCGTTCTTCGCTGCTGTCACCGGCAGCGCAACAGCTCTACGATTTGTGTGCGGAAATGCAGGTCAAGAAAAGTCGGTCTGCAACATCACGCTGA
- a CDS encoding YqiA/YcfP family alpha/beta fold hydrolase, which produces MRTTHLLYLHGFRSSPSSAKAQKTAAAVASRHPGVTWLCPALPPSPRQAMNEVLQAVADWPHESMAVMGSSLGGFYATWLAERLGCKAVLLNPAVHPARDLAAQIGEHTLWHDPQQHFTFDQSHVDELKAQEIARISLPGRYFAVIAKGDEVLDWREMLAHYPGATVKLLPGGDHALSDFDQHLDQALDFLQLA; this is translated from the coding sequence ATGCGCACCACCCATCTGCTCTACCTGCACGGCTTTCGCTCTTCGCCGTCCTCTGCCAAAGCACAAAAGACGGCCGCCGCCGTGGCCAGCCGCCACCCTGGTGTGACCTGGCTGTGCCCGGCACTTCCGCCATCACCCCGGCAGGCGATGAACGAGGTGTTGCAGGCCGTTGCCGATTGGCCGCACGAGTCCATGGCGGTGATGGGCTCGTCGCTGGGCGGCTTTTATGCCACCTGGCTGGCCGAGCGTCTGGGCTGCAAAGCGGTGCTGCTCAACCCCGCCGTCCACCCGGCCCGCGACCTGGCTGCACAGATTGGTGAACACACCTTATGGCACGACCCGCAGCAACACTTCACCTTTGACCAGTCGCATGTGGACGAACTCAAAGCCCAGGAAATTGCCCGCATCAGCCTGCCCGGGCGCTACTTTGCGGTGATCGCCAAGGGCGACGAGGTGCTGGACTGGCGCGAGATGCTGGCCCATTACCCTGGGGCCACCGTCAAACTGCTGCCCGGTGGTGACCACGCGCTGAGTGACTTTGACCAGCATCTGGATCAGGCGCTGGACTTCCTCCAGCTGGCCTGA
- a CDS encoding sulfurtransferase, producing MYTTLISVDQLQTLQTSGQPCMVFDCSFELMNPAAGDAQYAQAHIPGAVRADLDRHLSVHGAPDAASGGRHPLPSREAFAAWLGSVGLTPDTQAVVYDRQGVNYSGRLWWMLKWAGHEAVAVLDGGWQAWQAAGGPVESGAAENHPVHEQNYPLAPAQCALTATETIVKELGHPSQTILDARATPRFKGEVEPLDPVAGHIPGALNRPFALNLDANGFFKPAAQLRAEFDALLAGRDPATVVHHCGSGVSAVPNLIAMEVAGLGRTALYAGSWSAWCSDPSRPVAQG from the coding sequence ATGTACACCACCCTGATTTCTGTTGACCAACTCCAGACCCTGCAAACCAGCGGCCAACCCTGCATGGTGTTTGACTGCAGTTTTGAGCTGATGAACCCCGCCGCCGGAGATGCCCAATACGCCCAAGCCCATATCCCCGGTGCGGTGCGTGCCGACCTGGATCGCCACCTGAGCGTGCACGGCGCGCCCGATGCCGCCAGCGGTGGCCGCCACCCGCTGCCCTCACGCGAAGCCTTTGCCGCCTGGCTGGGCAGCGTGGGTTTGACCCCTGACACCCAGGCCGTGGTCTATGACCGCCAGGGCGTGAACTACAGCGGTCGCCTGTGGTGGATGCTGAAGTGGGCCGGGCATGAAGCCGTGGCAGTGCTTGATGGTGGCTGGCAAGCCTGGCAAGCGGCAGGTGGCCCAGTTGAAAGTGGCGCAGCGGAAAACCACCCTGTTCATGAGCAAAATTACCCTCTAGCCCCCGCTCAATGTGCGCTAACAGCTACAGAAACCATAGTGAAAGAATTGGGCCACCCCAGCCAAACCATTCTTGATGCCCGCGCCACACCGCGCTTCAAAGGTGAAGTCGAGCCGCTCGACCCGGTGGCCGGTCACATTCCCGGTGCGCTGAATCGCCCGTTTGCACTCAATCTGGATGCGAACGGTTTTTTCAAACCAGCAGCCCAGTTGCGCGCCGAGTTTGATGCCCTGCTGGCAGGCCGCGACCCGGCCACGGTGGTACACCACTGCGGCAGCGGGGTCAGCGCCGTACCCAACCTGATCGCTATGGAAGTGGCTGGCCTGGGACGCACCGCGCTGTATGCCGGGAGCTGGAGCGCCTGGTGCAGTGACCCGAGCCGCCCGGTGGCGCAAGGCTGA
- a CDS encoding DMT family transporter, translating to MQALWMVLAAFFFASMAVGIKIASSSFGLAELVFYRGLVSVIFMALVLRARGTALITPVPWMHAWRTAIGVFSLATWFYAIAHLPLATAMTLNYMSGVWVAAFVVGGAMLYGQSSRQGPLMATVLAGFAGVVMMLRPTLDQNQLFAGLLGLLSGMGAAMAYLQVTALGKAGEPEGRTVFYFSLGTTLAGLLAVSWNGFTPWHSVSWQAAAWLIPIGILATLGQWSMTRAYSRGATLLVANLQYAGIVFSALYSLLLFDDQIPLIGWAGMGLIVASGVAATILRTRVLPDTPAEEH from the coding sequence ATGCAAGCACTCTGGATGGTTCTGGCGGCCTTCTTTTTTGCCAGCATGGCGGTGGGCATCAAGATCGCCTCCAGCAGCTTTGGTCTGGCCGAACTGGTGTTTTACCGTGGCCTGGTCAGTGTGATTTTTATGGCGCTGGTGCTGCGTGCACGGGGCACGGCGCTGATCACCCCGGTGCCCTGGATGCACGCCTGGCGCACGGCGATTGGTGTGTTCTCACTGGCCACCTGGTTCTACGCCATTGCCCACCTGCCCCTGGCTACGGCCATGACGCTGAATTACATGAGTGGTGTGTGGGTGGCCGCTTTTGTGGTGGGCGGAGCCATGCTGTATGGCCAAAGCAGCCGCCAAGGCCCGCTGATGGCCACCGTGCTGGCTGGTTTTGCCGGTGTGGTGATGATGCTGCGCCCCACCCTCGATCAAAACCAGCTGTTTGCCGGGCTGCTGGGCCTGCTCTCGGGTATGGGCGCGGCCATGGCGTATTTGCAAGTCACCGCCCTGGGCAAGGCCGGTGAGCCCGAAGGCCGCACCGTGTTTTATTTTTCTCTGGGCACCACGCTGGCGGGTTTGCTGGCGGTGAGCTGGAACGGCTTTACCCCTTGGCACAGTGTGAGCTGGCAAGCGGCAGCCTGGCTGATTCCAATTGGCATTCTGGCCACACTGGGGCAATGGAGCATGACCCGCGCCTACAGCCGCGGAGCCACCCTGCTGGTGGCCAATTTGCAATACGCCGGCATTGTGTTTTCGGCCCTTTACAGCTTGTTGCTGTTTGATGATCAAATTCCGCTGATCGGCTGGGCTGGCATGGGCTTGATTGTGGCCAGCGGCGTGGCCGCCACCATTTTGCGCACCCGTGTGCTGCCTGACACCCCAGCGGAAGAACACTGA
- a CDS encoding aromatic ring-hydroxylating oxygenase subunit alpha, giving the protein MSDLSLQLQQANGQLPVSSYFDEALYQRELQTLFQRGPRYVGHALSVPHVGDYATLAQEGEGRALVRTPTGIELISNVCRHRQAIMLKGHGNLAASGGNVVCPLHRWTYSAGSPTSSTPAGQLIGAPHFATDPCLNLGNTALREWNGLLFEDNGRDMAADLAGMQEGSTLDFSGYVLDRVELHECNYNWKTFIEVYLEDYHVGPFHPGLGSFVTCDDLRWQFGEQFSVQTVGVSKAFGKPGSPVYQRWHDALMAYRGGQQPERGAIWLTYYPHIMVEWYPHVLTVSTLHPMGPHKTLNQVEFFYPEEIAAFEREFIEAQQAAYMETCIEDDEIGERMDAGRKALLQRGDNEVGPYQSPMEDGMQHFHEWYRKQMGPQGL; this is encoded by the coding sequence ATGTCTGATTTAAGTCTTCAACTGCAGCAGGCCAACGGCCAACTACCAGTTAGTTCTTATTTTGATGAAGCGCTGTACCAGCGCGAATTACAAACCCTTTTCCAGCGGGGACCACGTTACGTGGGTCACGCCCTAAGTGTGCCCCACGTAGGCGACTACGCCACCCTGGCCCAGGAAGGCGAAGGCCGTGCCCTGGTGCGCACGCCCACCGGCATTGAGCTGATCTCCAACGTCTGCCGCCATCGCCAGGCCATCATGCTCAAAGGCCACGGCAATCTGGCCGCCAGCGGTGGCAATGTGGTGTGCCCACTGCACCGCTGGACTTACAGCGCGGGCAGCCCCACGAGCAGCACGCCTGCGGGCCAGCTGATTGGCGCACCCCATTTCGCCACCGACCCCTGTCTGAACCTGGGCAACACCGCCTTACGCGAATGGAACGGCCTGCTGTTTGAAGACAATGGCCGCGACATGGCTGCCGATCTGGCCGGCATGCAAGAAGGCAGCACGCTGGATTTTTCCGGCTATGTGCTCGACCGGGTGGAGTTGCATGAATGCAACTACAACTGGAAGACCTTCATTGAGGTGTATCTGGAGGACTACCACGTCGGCCCGTTTCACCCGGGTTTGGGCAGCTTTGTCACCTGTGACGACCTGCGCTGGCAGTTTGGCGAACAGTTCTCGGTGCAGACCGTGGGGGTTTCCAAGGCCTTTGGCAAGCCGGGCTCACCGGTCTACCAACGCTGGCACGATGCCCTGATGGCCTACCGTGGCGGCCAGCAGCCCGAACGTGGGGCCATTTGGCTCACCTACTACCCGCACATCATGGTCGAGTGGTATCCGCATGTGTTGACCGTCTCGACCCTGCACCCGATGGGGCCCCACAAGACCCTCAACCAGGTGGAGTTTTTCTACCCCGAAGAAATTGCGGCCTTTGAGCGTGAATTCATCGAAGCCCAGCAAGCGGCCTACATGGAAACCTGCATCGAGGACGACGAGATTGGCGAACGTATGGATGCCGGCCGCAAGGCCCTGCTGCAACGCGGCGACAACGAAGTCGGCCCGTACCAAAGCCCGATGGAAGATGGCATGCAACACTTTCACGAGTGGTACCGCAAGCAGATGGGGCCACAAGGGCTCTGA
- a CDS encoding ankyrin repeat domain-containing protein has protein sequence MKKTCAFLFLFAWLTLFPSVAAAVPACNHNFGSDLLNAVADRQYDDVLTLLAQPMSKEDRQTTLANALMLTLSGRSTSCAKTSHDVELFRILIKSGANVNTHVRINATETTFLMRAAQDGDTQMASAALATDAKINETTRNSTALIEATRSGNPKMVELLLNSGADPNLKVGEDSQRTTALIQATRSGNPKMVELLLNSGADPNLEVDEGSNHASALIAAARSPGRANAVLKLLIQHGLQNKLHGTSAIKEFATNYQGADEDAQECLKLLLILHSDFNANGELTTALLSTIQHSYSGTAVIEALLGRGATADWRAVLALANRREGRNSKASRARVFEVLLRYGLDQDQTTPSGRHWLEVLTPTEPLEKKLFLEELTTILGSERR, from the coding sequence ATGAAAAAAACTTGTGCTTTCCTATTCCTATTCGCTTGGTTGACACTGTTTCCTTCAGTTGCTGCGGCAGTGCCAGCTTGTAACCATAACTTTGGCTCGGATCTGCTTAACGCCGTTGCCGATAGGCAGTATGACGATGTCTTGACGCTACTTGCCCAGCCAATGTCAAAGGAAGACCGGCAGACAACACTTGCTAATGCGTTGATGCTAACCCTCTCAGGTCGATCGACTTCCTGCGCGAAAACGTCTCACGATGTGGAACTGTTCAGAATACTCATTAAATCTGGAGCAAACGTCAATACACATGTTCGGATCAACGCCACTGAAACGACCTTTTTAATGCGCGCAGCTCAGGATGGGGACACTCAGATGGCAAGTGCAGCCTTGGCAACTGATGCAAAAATCAACGAAACAACAAGGAATTCAACGGCACTCATTGAAGCTACTCGAAGCGGCAATCCGAAAATGGTCGAACTTCTATTGAATTCAGGCGCTGATCCGAATCTTAAGGTTGGTGAAGACAGCCAACGAACAACTGCGCTCATTCAAGCTACTCGAAGCGGCAATCCGAAAATGGTCGAACTTCTATTGAATTCAGGTGCTGATCCGAATCTTGAGGTTGATGAAGGCAGCAATCATGCATCCGCGCTAATTGCTGCCGCCAGATCACCTGGGAGGGCCAATGCCGTTCTAAAGCTGTTGATCCAACACGGGCTTCAAAATAAGCTCCACGGCACTTCGGCCATCAAAGAGTTTGCTACGAACTATCAGGGTGCAGATGAAGACGCGCAAGAGTGTTTGAAGCTCCTCTTGATTCTCCACAGTGATTTCAACGCAAATGGCGAACTGACAACTGCATTGTTGTCGACCATTCAACACAGCTATTCTGGCACTGCAGTCATAGAAGCACTTCTAGGACGAGGTGCCACCGCTGATTGGCGCGCTGTCCTTGCACTTGCAAATCGAAGAGAGGGCCGAAACTCGAAAGCTAGCCGAGCGCGTGTCTTTGAAGTACTTCTTCGATATGGATTGGATCAAGATCAAACAACGCCCAGTGGAAGACATTGGCTAGAAGTCCTTACCCCAACTGAACCGCTGGAAAAAAAGTTGTTTCTCGAGGAATTGACAACGATATTAGGCTCTGAACGGCGATGA
- the trxB gene encoding thioredoxin-disulfide reductase, producing the protein MADIKHTQVLILGSGPAGYTAAIYAARANLQPLLITGIAQGGQLMTTTEVDNWPADVDGVQGPDLMQRFLAHAERFKTEIVFDHINQVDFSKRPFTLTGDSGTYTCDALILATGASAKYLGLPSESAFMGRGVSGCATCDGFFYRGDVVGVVGGGNTAVEEALYLSNIASKVVLIHRRDKFRAEPIMIDKLMEKVAAGTIELKTHSTLDEVLGDASGVTGVRLKNVHTGASEDVALKGCFIAIGHAPNTEIFAGQLAMENGYIVTQGGNKGFATQTSVPGIFAAGDVQDHVYRQAITSAGTGCMAALDAQRFLEQA; encoded by the coding sequence ATGGCTGACATCAAGCACACCCAAGTTCTCATTCTCGGCTCCGGCCCGGCGGGCTACACGGCGGCCATTTACGCCGCCCGCGCCAACCTGCAGCCCCTGTTGATCACCGGCATCGCCCAGGGTGGTCAGCTGATGACCACCACCGAGGTCGACAACTGGCCAGCCGATGTGGACGGTGTGCAAGGCCCCGACCTGATGCAGCGCTTTTTGGCCCATGCCGAGCGCTTCAAGACCGAAATCGTGTTTGACCACATCAACCAGGTTGATTTTTCCAAACGCCCCTTCACTTTGACTGGTGACAGCGGCACCTACACCTGCGACGCGCTGATTCTGGCCACCGGGGCCTCGGCCAAGTACCTGGGTCTGCCGTCCGAATCCGCCTTCATGGGCCGTGGTGTGTCTGGCTGCGCCACCTGCGACGGCTTCTTTTACCGTGGTGATGTGGTGGGTGTGGTCGGCGGCGGCAATACGGCGGTGGAAGAAGCGCTGTATTTGTCCAACATTGCCTCCAAGGTTGTCCTGATCCACCGCCGCGACAAGTTCCGCGCCGAGCCGATCATGATCGACAAACTGATGGAAAAAGTGGCCGCCGGCACAATCGAGCTCAAAACCCACAGCACGCTGGACGAGGTGCTGGGTGATGCCAGCGGTGTCACCGGCGTGCGCCTGAAAAATGTCCATACTGGGGCTAGCGAAGACGTGGCGCTCAAAGGCTGCTTCATTGCCATTGGCCACGCGCCCAACACCGAAATATTTGCTGGTCAGCTCGCCATGGAAAACGGCTACATCGTGACCCAGGGCGGCAACAAGGGTTTTGCCACCCAAACCAGCGTGCCCGGCATTTTTGCCGCCGGTGATGTGCAAGACCATGTCTACCGCCAGGCCATCACCAGCGCCGGTACCGGCTGCATGGCCGCGCTGGATGCCCAGCGGTTTCTGGAACAAGCCTAA